A window of Desulfobacterales bacterium contains these coding sequences:
- a CDS encoding DUF6036 family nucleotidyltransferase, with protein MHYALNKDQLFDILKGWNYFLNRRVHLIACGGTAMTLIGAKASTKDVDFMVPQPAEYDYLIKQLKAMGYKSVTGPGWQRHGEQFHFDIFRGNRIHTTELPDSPLEEGRHSVLIEFSHLYVGILNHYDLISSKLLRGTKVDFEDCLALAIACRSDLDLKLLASHFKELVSYDIAEERLRSNLDHFLKLLQEKDGHE; from the coding sequence ATGCACTATGCTTTAAACAAAGATCAACTTTTTGATATTTTGAAAGGTTGGAATTATTTCCTGAATCGCAGGGTACACCTAATAGCTTGCGGCGGAACAGCCATGACCTTGATTGGCGCGAAAGCCTCGACCAAAGATGTTGACTTTATGGTCCCTCAACCAGCAGAGTATGATTACCTGATCAAACAATTAAAGGCAATGGGCTATAAATCGGTTACCGGCCCTGGATGGCAAAGACATGGCGAGCAATTCCATTTTGATATTTTCAGAGGCAACCGCATCCATACAACAGAACTTCCGGACTCTCCGCTTGAGGAGGGCAGGCACTCCGTCTTGATTGAATTTTCTCATCTTTATGTTGGAATTTTAAATCATTACGACTTGATCAGCAGCAAGCTGTTAAGGGGGACAAAGGTTGATTTCGAGGACTGTTTGGCATTAGCCATAGCCTGTCGTTCAGACCTTGATTTAAAGCTGCTTGCATCGCACTTCAAGGAGCTGGTTTCCTATGATATCGCTGAAGAAAGGTTAAGATCAAATCTCGATCATTTCCTAAAGCTGTTGCAGGAAAAGGACGGCCATGAATGA